In the Anguilla anguilla isolate fAngAng1 chromosome 7, fAngAng1.pri, whole genome shotgun sequence genome, one interval contains:
- the LOC118232405 gene encoding neuronal cell adhesion molecule-like isoform X10 produces MNRKRKYELLGGPALVLVLGHMISALEVPLDLLEGFPQPPTITNQSPKDYIIDPRENIVIHCEAKGKPHPSFSWTRNGTHFNIDKDPRVTMKSDSGTLVIDISRERAEVYEGVYQCIARNEHGTAVSNNIVIRQSRSPLWSKERNDPFVVQEGVSLILPCRPPAGLPPPIVFWMDNNFQRLPQSERVSQALNGDLYFSNVLTEDTRNDYICYARFPHTQTIQQKQPITVKVLNVDAINETMAALLNDTDFFGDSPVGERRPSFMLPPGSRSTKMVLRGEDLELECIAEGLPTPEISWSRENAELPSDRTSDHSFQKTLKIAEVTEADAGDYRCTASNVLDTVHHIITVIVKAAPYWRKAPKNLILAPRETGVLTCQAKGNPKPTVTWSMNGVPIENTPKDPSRTIDDDTITFSDAQTGSSAVYQCNVSNEYGYLLANAFVNVLNEPPRILTSLNQVYQVIRDTPALLDCASFGSPIPNITWFKEGENRVLSKDPYGLHENGTLEIHEAQPLNSGRYTCVATNDLGKKENHVYLEVKEPTRIVKQDEHKEVERNKNAVFECRVTHDPSLIPTVTWLKDSGELPDDERFVVDSDSLTITGVTEEDEGAYTCIMNTTLDQDSATAILTVVERPDPPTDLELTDLQSRSVQLTWTPGDEHNSEIQSFLIQYEDALHQPDVWLNLTDVPGSKTTALLDLSPYAHYAFRVLALNKMGLSQPSARSQEYRTAGAAPDENPTGVEGVGTEPNNMVISWKPLTGLQSNGPELQYKVIWRLKDVDNDWSSVTVANVSKFVVSGTPTFVPYEIKVQAVNKFGSGPEPEVFLGYSGEDMPTVAPGNIRVQVQNSTLAEVHWDPVPPETVRGRLKGYRVHYWKERSLHKQHPHLEEQQVLTFSRNKTHGKLPGLHPYSLYTFNVRAFNGRGDGQHSTNQQFKTPEGVPGLPALLRVTNIHLDSVTLEWEPPFERNGLLTGYTLRYQPINSTSELGPLEEVTLLPNETSFTLQNLKPITRYKFYLHANTAQGPGPARTEEAISIMDEAMASRQVDIATQGWFIGLMCAIALLILVLLIVCFIKRNKGGKYPVKEKEDAHADPEIQPMKEDDGTFGEYSDTEDHKPLKGSRTPSNGTVKKDDSDDSLVDYGEGGDGQFNEDGSFIGQYSGKKEKDTAEGNESSEAPSPVNAMNSFV; encoded by the exons atgaacaggaagaggaagtacGAGCTGCTCGGGGGGCCCGCGCTCGTGCTGGTCCTGGGTCACATGATCTCAGCGCTGGAAGTGCCTCTTGACC TTCTGGAAGGAT TTCCCCAGCCACCGACTATAACTAACCAGTCGCCGAAAGACTACATCATCGACCCGCGAGAAAACATCGTCATCCACTGCGAGGCCAAAGGGAAGCCCCATCCCAG CTTTTCGTGGACCAGAAACGGGACGCACTTCAACATCGACAAGGACCCGCGGGTCACCATGAAGTCCGACTCGGGGACCCTGGTGATCGACATCAGCCGGGAGAGGGCGGAGGTGTACGAGGGGGTGTACCAGTGCATCGCCCGGAACGAGCATGGGACCGCCGTCTCCAACAACATCGTCATCCGCCAGTCCC GGTCCCCCTTGTGGTCAAAAGAGAGAAATGACCCATTCGTCGTGCAGGAGGGCGTGTCCCTGATTCTGCCATGTCGGCCCCCGGCCGGCCTTCCCCCGCCAATCGTATTCTGGATGGACAACA ATTTCCAGAGGCTTCCCCAAAGCGAACGCGTGTCCCAGGCCTTGAACGGAGACCTGTACTTCTCCAACGTGCTGACGGAGGACACCCGCAACGACTACATCTGCTACGCCAGGTTCCCGCACACGCAGACCATACAGCAGAAGCAGCCCATCACCGTGAAGGTCCTCAACG TGGATGCAATCAATGAGACAATGGCAGCTTTATTGAATGACACTGATTTTTTTGGTG ACAGCCCAGTGGGGGAGCGGCGGCCATCTTTTATGCTCCCACCGGGGTCCAGGAGCACCAAGATGGTCCTGAGGGGCGAGGACCTGGAGCTGGAATGCATCGCCGAGGGCCT gccGACCCCAGAGATCTCCTGGAGCAGGGAGAACGCAGAGCTGCCTAGCGACAGGACGTCCGATCACAGCTTCCAGAAGACTCTGAAGATTGCCGAGGTGACGGAGGCGGACGCAGGGGACTACCGCTGCACGGCCAGCAATGTCCTGGACACTGTTCACCACATCATCACCGTCATCGTGAAAG CTGCCCCGTACTGGAGAAAAGCCCCCAAAAACCTGATTCTGGCACCCCGTGAGACGGGCGTTCTCACCTGCCAGGCCAAGGGGAACCCCAAGCCCACAGTCACCTGGTCCATGAACGGGGTGCCCATTGAGA ATACACCCAAAGACCCCAGCAGGACGATTGATGATGACACCATCACCTTCTCCGACGCCCAGACCGGGTCCAGTGCAGTGTACCAGTGCAACGTCTCCAATGAATATGGATATTTGCTGGCCAACGCATTTGTCAATGTCCTCA ACGAACCTCCGAGGATCCTGACATCACTCAACCAAGTGTACCAGGTGATCCGTGACACCCCGGCCCTGCTGGATTGTGCTTCTTTTGGGTCTCCCATACCGAACATCACATG GTTTAAGGAGGGCGAGAATAGGGTCCTCTCCAAGGACCCGTACGGCCTGCACGAGAACGGAACGTTAGAGATCCACGAGGCTCAGCCCCTCAACAGTGGCCGGTACACCTGCGTGGCCACAAATGACCTGGGCAAGAAGGAGAACCACGTCTACCTGGAGGTCAAAG AGCCCACCCGTATCGTGAAGCAAGACGAGCACAAGGAGGTGGAGAGAAACAAAAACGCGGTCTTCGAGTGCAGGGTGACCCACGACCCCTCCCTGATCCCCACCGTCACCTGGCTGAAGGACAGCGGAGAGCTGCCCGACGACGAGAG GTTTGTGGTGGACTCCGACAGCCTGACCATCACCGGGGTGACTGAGGAGGACGAGGGCGCGTACACCTGCATCATGAACACTACGCTGGACCAGGACTCCGCCACCGCCATCCTCACCGTCGTCG AACGACCGGACCCGCCCACCGACCTGGAGCTGACGGACCTGCAGAGCCGCAGCGTCCAGCTCACCTGGACACCTGGAGACGAACACAACAGCGAAATCCAGA GCTTCCTCATCCAGTACGAGGACGCGCTTCACCAGCCCGACGTGTGGCTGAACCTCACCGACGTCCCGGGGTCCAAGACCACCGCCCTGCTGGACCTGTCCCCCTACGCGCACTACGCCTTCCGGGTCCTGGCGCTCAACAAGATGGGCCTGAGCCAGCCCAGCGCCCGGTCGCAGGAGTACAGGACCGCGGGGGCAG CACCCGATGAAAACCCTACTGGAGTGGAAGGTGTAGGAACCGAACCCAACAACATGGTGATATCatggaag CCCCTGACAGGCCTGCAGTCCAACGGCCCCGAGCTGCAGTACAAAGTCATCTGGAGGCTGAAGGACGTGGACAACGACTGGTCCTCCGTGACGGTGGCCAACGTGTCCAAGTTCGTGGTCTCGGGGACGCCCACCTTCGTCCCGTACGAGATCAAGGTCCAGGCGGTGAACAAGTTCGGGAGCGGCCCGGAGCCGGAGGTGTTCCTGGGCTACTCTGGAGAGGACA TGCCCACGGTCGCCCCCGGCAACATCAGGGTCCAGGTGCAGAACAGCACGCTGGCGGAAGTGCACTGGGACCCCGTCCCTCCCGAAACGGTCCGGGGGCGACTGAAAGGCTACAGG GTGCATTACTGGAAGGAAAGGAGTCTGCACAAACAGCACCCACacctggaggagcagcaggtCCTGACCTtcagcagaaataaaacccaCGGCAAGCTGCCCGGCCTCCACCCCTACAGCCTCTACACCTTCAACGTCCGGGCCTTCAACGGGAGAGGGGACGGGCAACACAGCACCAATCAGCAGTTCAAGACCCCCGAGGGAG TGCCCGGACTCCCGGCCCTCCTGAGGGTTACCAACATCCACCTGGACTCTGTGACTCTGGAGTGGGAGCCTCCATTCGAGCGCAATGGGCTCCTGACGGGATACACACTCAGATACCAGCCCA TCAACAGCACCAGCGAGCTTGGGCCGCTGGAGGAAGTGACTCTCCTGCCCAACGAGACTTCCTTCACTCTGCAGAATCTGAAGCCCATCACCCGCTACAAGTTTTACCTCCACGCAAACACGGCACAAGGCCCGGGACCTGCCAGGACAGAAGAGGCGATTTCCATTATGGATGAGG CCATGGCGAGCCGGCAGGTGGACATCGCCACGCAGGGCTGGTTCATCGGCCTAATGTGTGCCATCGCCCTGCTCATCCTGGTGCTGCTCATCGTCTGCTTCATCAAGAGGAACAAGGGGGGCAAGTACCCGG tgaaagaaaaagaggacgCTCACGCAGATCCCGAAATCCAGCCAATGAAGGAGGACGACGGAACCTTCGGGGAGTACAG